The Dissulfuribacter thermophilus genome includes a window with the following:
- a CDS encoding shikimate kinase, protein MRISLIGMSGVGKSYWSKQLEGQGFVRYCCDDLIEEKLSSVLIRADGTRMNMGEWMGFPFEKGFREREALYLKYEKEVMNWILDELERADHYGQMKDIVIDTTGSVIYTGDEILERLKKKTRIVHFSTPPDVQEKMFSAFVQRPTPMLWLDSYDKKEGESGMDAMRRCYPILLSKRERLYSQYANVTIDYRVERGQDFSVEDLLKLISSHSH, encoded by the coding sequence ATGCGAATATCTCTTATAGGGATGTCTGGTGTTGGAAAATCATATTGGTCTAAGCAGCTGGAAGGGCAGGGGTTTGTCCGTTATTGCTGTGATGATCTTATAGAAGAAAAGCTTTCTTCGGTACTTATTAGAGCCGATGGAACACGAATGAACATGGGAGAGTGGATGGGATTCCCGTTTGAGAAGGGATTTAGAGAGCGGGAGGCCCTTTACCTAAAATATGAGAAAGAGGTAATGAACTGGATATTAGATGAACTTGAAAGAGCCGATCACTATGGACAGATGAAAGACATAGTAATAGATACCACCGGAAGCGTCATATACACAGGTGACGAAATTCTCGAACGACTAAAAAAGAAGACCCGTATCGTGCACTTTTCCACACCTCCTGATGTCCAGGAGAAGATGTTTTCCGCCTTTGTGCAAAGGCCGACTCCAATGCTTTGGTTGGACTCCTATGACAAGAAAGAGGGCGAGAGCGGCATGGATGCCATGAGACGGTGTTACCCTATACTACTTTCCAAAAGAGAGAGACTTTACAGTCAATACGCTAATGTAACCATAGATTACCGTGTAGAAAGAGGACAGGACTTTTCTGTTGAGGATCTACTAAAACTTATCTCTTCACACTCCCACTAG
- a CDS encoding DUF3786 domain-containing protein, which translates to MVTVFDIIKLTLKNNCGQCGEPTCMSFATKVVTRGLDIRGCPYIKEIPAELAEKTEGGGPRDNDPETALLKELREKIRGIDLSRIAADLGAGLKTSNKGAEVVLELPFFDDVVYVSKDELTSAKDIELDPRDQILIYNYCFFGGRGPVSGQWVGLESFPNSVSKVSTLKRYTEDKLSEEFSSNIEALTERVTAIGGQLVEPCSADLCFEIQVFPKLILRFHFWGEEPEEGFSARAKVLYDRRAIEFLDLESLVFAAERAVEKIIHQ; encoded by the coding sequence ATGGTTACAGTATTTGATATTATCAAGTTAACCTTAAAAAATAACTGCGGGCAGTGCGGAGAGCCAACCTGCATGTCCTTTGCCACAAAGGTGGTTACCAGAGGATTGGACATACGAGGATGTCCCTATATCAAAGAGATTCCAGCTGAGTTGGCAGAAAAGACTGAGGGAGGAGGTCCAAGGGACAATGATCCTGAAACAGCACTACTAAAGGAACTCCGAGAGAAGATACGAGGTATTGATCTTAGTCGAATAGCAGCAGACCTGGGGGCAGGACTAAAAACTTCCAACAAAGGTGCCGAAGTAGTCCTAGAACTCCCATTCTTTGACGATGTTGTTTATGTCTCCAAAGACGAATTGACTTCAGCAAAAGATATAGAGCTAGACCCAAGGGACCAGATCCTCATTTACAACTACTGCTTTTTTGGGGGCAGAGGCCCTGTGTCAGGCCAATGGGTTGGCCTTGAGTCTTTCCCAAATTCTGTTTCAAAGGTTAGCACCCTCAAGCGTTACACTGAGGATAAGCTATCAGAAGAATTTTCAAGTAACATCGAGGCCCTGACAGAGAGAGTCACGGCCATTGGAGGCCAGCTTGTAGAGCCCTGTAGCGCTGACCTGTGTTTTGAGATACAGGTATTTCCAAAGCTTATCCTTAGATTTCACTTTTGGGGGGAAGAGCCTGAGGAGGGCTTTAGCGCCAGGGCAAAGGTCCTCTATGACAGACGTGCCATAGAGTTCCTGGACCTAGAGTCCCTTGTGTTTGCAGCAGAGAGGGCTGTTGAAAAGATCATTCACCAATAA
- a CDS encoding PFL family protein, with protein sequence MLTEREIVSTLEMLKNEHLDVRTVTLGISLLDCASHDLDTFRSRVKEKITGVAKDLVRVCDEVGDKYGIPVINKRIAVSPVAVAAAPFSSEQMVSVALTLDEAAREVNVDFVGGFSALVEKGFANGDISLIEAIPEALAVTDRVCASVNVASTRAGINMDAVYLMGKIIKAAAEKTADKDGLACAKLCVFANIPEDIPFMAGAYLGIGEPDVVINVGVSGPGVVKKAIDRARNANPSLTLGDLSEIIKKTAFKVTRVGELIGREVADRLNVAFGVADLSLAPTPNVGDSVGEIFQSLGLASIGSPGSTAVLAMLNDAVKKGGAFASSYVGGLSGAFIPVSEDLNIAQAARDGFLSLEKLEAMTSVCSVGLDMVALPGDTPVETIAAIIADEMAIGVINKKTTAARLIPVPGKKAGEKACFGGLLGESTILPVMDKGSSEDFIRIGGRIPAPTQSLVN encoded by the coding sequence ATGTTGACTGAAAGAGAAATAGTTTCAACCCTTGAAATGCTTAAAAATGAACACCTGGACGTCCGCACAGTTACTCTTGGAATAAGCCTACTAGACTGTGCAAGCCATGATCTAGACACCTTTAGGTCCAGAGTCAAGGAAAAGATTACTGGTGTGGCAAAAGATCTGGTACGGGTCTGTGACGAGGTGGGAGACAAATACGGCATACCCGTAATAAATAAACGCATAGCTGTGAGCCCTGTGGCAGTTGCGGCAGCACCTTTTTCAAGTGAACAGATGGTTAGTGTGGCCTTGACTCTGGATGAGGCCGCACGTGAGGTAAATGTAGACTTTGTAGGCGGCTTCAGTGCATTGGTTGAAAAGGGTTTTGCAAATGGCGACATCTCCCTCATCGAGGCGATCCCAGAAGCTCTTGCTGTGACAGATCGAGTCTGTGCGTCTGTAAATGTGGCCTCAACTCGTGCGGGTATCAATATGGATGCTGTCTACCTCATGGGGAAGATCATCAAGGCCGCTGCTGAAAAGACTGCTGACAAAGACGGACTGGCCTGTGCAAAACTGTGCGTTTTTGCCAATATCCCAGAAGATATCCCCTTCATGGCAGGTGCCTATCTAGGCATTGGAGAACCAGACGTAGTCATAAACGTTGGAGTAAGCGGGCCCGGAGTAGTTAAAAAGGCTATAGATAGGGCACGGAATGCCAACCCCTCTCTTACCCTTGGAGATTTATCAGAGATCATAAAAAAGACTGCATTCAAGGTCACAAGGGTTGGTGAGCTTATTGGTCGTGAGGTGGCTGACAGGCTAAATGTAGCCTTCGGCGTGGCAGACCTATCCCTTGCCCCTACTCCAAACGTTGGAGACAGTGTTGGGGAGATATTCCAGAGCCTTGGCCTCGCAAGTATCGGCTCCCCAGGCTCTACAGCCGTACTTGCTATGTTGAACGATGCAGTCAAGAAGGGAGGGGCTTTTGCCAGCTCCTACGTCGGTGGGCTAAGCGGTGCATTCATACCGGTTAGCGAGGACCTAAATATTGCTCAGGCCGCAAGAGACGGCTTCCTCTCTCTGGAAAAACTAGAGGCCATGACCAGTGTGTGCTCCGTGGGGCTAGACATGGTGGCACTGCCTGGAGACACCCCTGTTGAGACTATTGCTGCAATTATCGCTGATGAAATGGCAATAGGGGTGATCAACAAGAAGACCACTGCTGCTAGACTCATCCCTGTTCCCGGTAAGAAAGCAGGGGAGAAGGCTTGCTTCGGTGGCCTCCTGGGAGAATCCACCATCCTTCCAGTAATGGACAAGGGAAGCTCAGAGGATTTCATACGTATAGGGGGAAGGATTCCCGCACCGACCCAGAGCCTGGTAAATTAG
- a CDS encoding secondary thiamine-phosphate synthase enzyme YjbQ, whose translation MKSYRKELWFQVPSRRAFINITPHVEECLRESGIKEGLCLVNAMHITASVFINDDEPGLHQDYDQWLEELAPHEPIERYRHNRTGEDNGDAHLKRQIMGREVVVAVTDGRLDFGPWEQIFYGEFDGRRKKRVLVKIIGE comes from the coding sequence ATGAAATCTTACAGAAAAGAACTTTGGTTCCAGGTGCCAAGTAGGAGGGCTTTTATAAATATCACGCCTCATGTAGAGGAGTGTTTGAGGGAAAGCGGCATAAAAGAAGGACTCTGCCTTGTAAATGCGATGCACATCACAGCCTCAGTCTTTATCAATGATGATGAACCAGGGCTTCATCAGGATTATGACCAATGGCTGGAAGAGCTTGCTCCACACGAGCCAATAGAACGCTACAGACACAACAGGACTGGTGAGGACAATGGCGACGCACACCTGAAACGCCAAATCATGGGACGCGAAGTAGTGGTTGCAGTAACAGATGGACGTCTGGATTTTGGTCCCTGGGAACAGATCTTTTACGGTGAATTCGATGGAAGACGCAAAAAGAGGGTATTGGTAAAGATTATTGGTGAATGA
- a CDS encoding PAS domain-containing sensor histidine kinase, which translates to MTDSLKKQLSIYQHVIDAAPDAIHIISPDMRIILRNRRSREWFPSLKTGGLCYRWLHDIDKPCPHCSVRRVFLDGHRHEHESVIEFHGQERMVVHSAASPIYDENGELIGALEILRDITERKQMEQALQETAVGLSRANRLKDLLLRMVRHDLGTPIGAILHATEMLLDEPEKLGPIKDDIEDIYQSASHILQLIRDVDVLSSVLNRQQLTFQDVDVAALIKELVSQLEPTFKQAGMKVENLIDQSLPIKGLSILKTVFENILVNAAKYASSGGKLILSAKEDPEYISVFITDFGPGIPDKYKKRIFKQFERLAKDIPGTGLGLAIASQTVALHGGYINVEDNPQGGAIFHVRLPKKPIVWPSSSGSKEQEDIDFPELCRRLSEY; encoded by the coding sequence ATGACTGATTCACTAAAAAAACAACTTTCTATATATCAACATGTTATAGACGCGGCACCAGACGCGATCCATATCATATCGCCTGATATGCGTATTATCCTCAGGAATCGTCGTAGTCGTGAATGGTTTCCATCTCTCAAGACTGGCGGTCTATGTTACCGGTGGCTACATGACATAGACAAACCATGCCCTCACTGCTCGGTCCGCAGAGTGTTTCTAGACGGGCACAGACATGAGCACGAGTCCGTCATAGAGTTTCACGGCCAAGAACGTATGGTGGTTCACTCAGCAGCCTCCCCCATCTATGATGAAAATGGCGAGCTGATTGGTGCACTGGAGATCTTGCGCGACATCACCGAACGAAAGCAGATGGAACAAGCCCTTCAGGAAACAGCTGTGGGCCTGTCAAGGGCCAATAGGCTAAAGGACCTGTTATTACGCATGGTACGTCATGATCTTGGGACCCCTATTGGAGCCATACTACATGCCACCGAGATGCTACTGGATGAACCGGAAAAGCTCGGTCCAATCAAGGATGATATAGAAGACATATATCAGAGTGCTAGCCATATATTACAGCTCATACGGGACGTAGATGTACTGTCAAGCGTACTCAATCGTCAGCAATTGACTTTCCAGGATGTCGACGTGGCCGCCCTCATCAAAGAATTGGTATCTCAACTTGAGCCTACCTTCAAACAGGCTGGTATGAAGGTGGAAAACCTCATTGATCAGAGCCTTCCCATAAAAGGACTGTCCATACTCAAGACAGTATTTGAAAACATCCTGGTAAACGCAGCCAAATACGCATCCAGTGGCGGCAAACTGATACTGTCTGCCAAAGAAGACCCAGAATACATATCAGTATTTATCACTGACTTTGGTCCGGGCATACCAGACAAGTATAAAAAACGCATCTTCAAGCAATTTGAAAGGCTGGCCAAAGACATACCTGGTACAGGACTTGGACTGGCCATTGCCAGTCAGACAGTTGCCCTGCATGGCGGTTATATCAACGTAGAGGACAACCCACAGGGGGGTGCAATATTCCACGTCCGCCTGCCCAAAAAACCCATTGTATGGCCGTCTTCTAGTGGTTCCAAGGAACAGGAAGATATAGATTTCCCTGAACTGTGCCGTCGTTTATCAGAATACTGA
- a CDS encoding glycine cleavage system protein R, translating into MNVQKKGKKIVISVLGTDRPGIVALVARHLFENGCNIEDVNQTRLQTELAAIFIVSIPDGLEAHGLRSLLQDALDPLGLHVLVKEMVTDERYVHNVEGEPFVVTTIGPDRLGLVAGITEVMADFGVNITNLRAVFRGGTDPARNIMIYEVDIPKDIDQERFRKALKDRAEALGIDLNLQHRKIFEEINRI; encoded by the coding sequence ATGAACGTACAAAAAAAAGGGAAGAAAATAGTTATCTCGGTCTTGGGTACTGACAGGCCAGGTATAGTGGCACTGGTAGCCAGACATCTTTTCGAAAATGGTTGCAATATTGAAGATGTAAACCAGACAAGGCTCCAGACAGAATTAGCTGCCATATTCATCGTTTCCATCCCAGATGGTTTGGAGGCACATGGTCTCCGCTCACTGTTACAGGATGCCCTTGACCCCCTAGGACTCCACGTGCTGGTAAAGGAGATGGTAACAGACGAAAGGTATGTACATAATGTGGAGGGAGAGCCTTTTGTCGTTACCACTATTGGCCCAGACAGGCTCGGTCTTGTGGCTGGAATTACCGAAGTCATGGCTGACTTCGGGGTAAACATCACCAATTTGAGAGCTGTGTTCAGAGGGGGAACAGATCCTGCCCGCAACATCATGATCTATGAAGTTGACATCCCCAAGGACATCGATCAGGAACGTTTCAGAAAGGCCCTTAAAGACAGGGCTGAAGCCCTGGGCATAGACCTAAACCTTCAGCACAGGAAGATATTCGAGGAAATTAACCGGATTTAA